A genomic stretch from Candidatus Brocadiaceae bacterium includes:
- a CDS encoding AsmA family protein: MKRAIIIASCTVSFFILAALITPFCIDLNKYKGKILTLAKPHLPREIDFDSIELSILKGLGVDLQGLRIAENPMFGTEDFLFLERLKIKVKLFPLIKKQIQIKKLLLDKPTIRLVRNAQGEFNFTDLVESKQPEDSEQQEDSENKDRKHSGKDTTETENVLLAGMLVSECSLQQGKIEFIDSFKQKKPIKKTFDRVTIQLNNISLNKPIQISMSGQLPGATTQNLKIDGFLGPLGEKPEIDHIFTDISLFLKEFFLPEFHSFIPEDLPVSPINGTVNVNLRLKGDLATGIISEGNIRCEELILEENQQKKQTEKMLITLQNKMKIMWKKGRIEVNQLDLNINTNNLSMKGFIENIQDNPRWNITLQSQLTDITDMVALYPATDEFLPEDFDFSGAMALEMISEGSKDNLSANIQFSSPRFDFSFPQSIDGTQEGEKSKGFLESLAMEVNATIKNGNIHGTGAMECAGGEALSVALQDMKTNFNYEDDLLRIHDFQVYIFQGEISMDGTVEPQTLRWNMTPTMKDIQMAEAIDLTQYKDLFKGLLSGNFNAVGSSEKNMLNELQVKGSFRLAQGELRNTNLLDSIMDSLFGLKGISNKLGKKRKSLNKHKVTHFDSMDGQLTMADSKILLQKIFLHNIHTSEASGADAQLKGIANLDADTLNLKGEIILSQNDSSKLTNKIAELEALLNQEERLVLPITVTGSLQEPKPFLDTQYVLNAMAKYYGKKGLEKGIESLSEKLGSPKESSSDQEEQGIEKTVDKLFKSIFGK; this comes from the coding sequence ATGAAAAGGGCTATTATTATCGCTTCATGCACCGTATCCTTTTTTATTCTGGCTGCCTTGATTACACCATTTTGTATTGATTTAAACAAATATAAGGGAAAAATCCTTACACTGGCAAAACCACACCTGCCAAGAGAAATCGATTTCGACAGCATAGAGCTGTCCATTTTGAAAGGACTTGGGGTAGATCTTCAGGGGCTCCGTATAGCGGAAAACCCAATGTTTGGGACAGAAGACTTTCTGTTCTTAGAACGACTCAAAATCAAAGTAAAATTATTCCCTCTCATAAAAAAACAGATTCAAATCAAGAAATTGCTCCTGGACAAGCCTACTATACGTTTGGTCAGAAACGCACAAGGCGAATTCAACTTCACAGACTTAGTAGAAAGCAAACAACCAGAGGATTCAGAACAACAGGAGGATTCAGAAAATAAGGATCGCAAACATTCAGGAAAAGATACGACGGAAACAGAAAATGTCCTTCTTGCAGGCATGCTCGTTTCCGAATGCTCGCTACAACAAGGGAAAATCGAGTTCATTGATTCGTTCAAGCAAAAAAAGCCTATTAAAAAAACCTTTGACAGGGTAACTATTCAATTAAACAATATCTCATTAAATAAACCAATTCAGATATCCATGTCTGGCCAATTGCCGGGTGCAACTACACAAAACTTGAAGATAGACGGCTTTCTTGGGCCTTTAGGAGAAAAACCTGAGATTGACCACATTTTCACGGACATTTCGTTGTTTCTCAAAGAATTCTTTTTACCCGAATTTCATTCTTTTATACCTGAAGACCTACCGGTATCTCCCATCAATGGAACGGTGAACGTGAACCTTCGACTAAAAGGAGATTTGGCCACTGGAATCATTTCTGAAGGGAATATTCGCTGCGAAGAACTCATATTGGAAGAAAACCAACAAAAGAAACAAACGGAGAAGATGTTGATTACCCTTCAGAATAAAATGAAGATCATGTGGAAAAAGGGTCGCATTGAAGTGAATCAACTGGATTTGAACATAAATACAAACAATCTATCCATGAAAGGTTTCATAGAAAACATTCAAGATAACCCACGATGGAACATTACACTTCAATCCCAGCTAACTGACATTACAGATATGGTAGCACTTTATCCCGCTACTGATGAATTTTTACCTGAAGATTTTGACTTTTCAGGAGCTATGGCGCTGGAAATGATTTCTGAGGGAAGCAAGGACAACCTTTCTGCCAATATACAATTTTCTTCTCCTAGATTTGATTTTTCTTTTCCCCAGTCAATAGACGGCACACAGGAAGGGGAGAAATCAAAAGGATTTCTGGAATCACTGGCCATGGAAGTCAATGCCACAATAAAAAACGGGAACATACATGGAACTGGTGCAATGGAATGCGCGGGAGGAGAAGCCCTTTCGGTTGCTTTACAAGACATGAAAACCAACTTCAATTATGAGGATGATCTTCTCCGTATTCATGACTTTCAAGTGTACATCTTCCAGGGAGAAATTTCTATGGACGGCACTGTAGAACCCCAAACACTGCGGTGGAACATGACTCCCACAATGAAAGACATACAAATGGCAGAAGCAATAGATCTCACGCAATACAAGGATCTCTTTAAAGGACTCCTTTCCGGAAATTTTAACGCTGTCGGTTCTTCGGAGAAAAACATGCTAAATGAGTTACAAGTAAAAGGATCATTCCGTCTGGCACAAGGTGAACTCAGAAACACAAACCTCCTGGATTCAATAATGGACTCGCTTTTTGGATTGAAAGGGATCTCAAATAAATTGGGAAAGAAGAGAAAATCATTAAACAAACACAAGGTAACCCATTTTGACTCTATGGATGGACAGCTTACGATGGCTGACAGCAAGATTCTATTGCAAAAAATCTTTTTGCACAACATTCATACCTCCGAAGCATCAGGGGCCGATGCACAGCTAAAGGGGATAGCCAACCTCGATGCCGATACCCTGAATCTTAAGGGAGAGATTATTCTTTCCCAAAATGACTCCAGCAAATTAACCAATAAGATTGCGGAACTCGAGGCCCTTCTCAATCAGGAAGAAAGACTTGTGCTTCCTATAACCGTCACCGGAAGTTTGCAAGAACCGAAACCCTTCCTGGACACACAATATGTGCTAAATGCCATGGCAAAATATTACGGCAAAAAGGGTCTGGAAAAAGGGATTGAAAGCTTAAGCGAAAAGCTGGGATCACCAAAAGAATCATCTTCAGACCAAGAGGAACAGGGGATAGAAAAAACCGTAGACAAACTTTTTAAAAGTATTTTCGGGAAGTAA
- a CDS encoding IS91 family transposase, whose product MNIPHRSNDPEVADVFRYYGPAYRSTHKLPLHILKAMGAIESCRTALLGGHVERCDTCDHIRISYNSCRNRHCPKCQSLAKERWLSARKKELLPVSYFHVVLTIPDALNPLILVNQKVLYTILFRAGSETLLELGRDPRHLGAEIGLIAILHTWGQNLIDHPHLHGVMPCGGLSHEGKEWLLPKKSSGKKEFFVHVNVISDLFKKKFLDYFKESYRKGALNFVGKAEYLRSGKEFQALVNTLYHRKWITYCKRPFGGPEQVLEYLGRYTHRVAISNDRIVRMEDGTVTFRYRDYRNSDQVKLMTLEAFEFIRRFLLHILPDNFVKIRYYGLFSNRNRKTKVRLCKEILGDPIDDAQEPAMSESWEVLCTRLTGIDPRICPCCGNGRMVRRETLRPLIHSPPGKG is encoded by the coding sequence ATGAACATTCCTCATCGGTCAAACGATCCTGAAGTAGCAGATGTCTTTCGTTACTATGGCCCAGCATATAGATCAACCCACAAGCTTCCCCTGCATATCTTGAAAGCCATGGGTGCGATAGAGAGTTGTCGCACCGCTCTTTTGGGTGGACATGTAGAGAGATGTGACACGTGTGATCATATACGCATATCCTATAACTCCTGCCGCAACCGCCATTGTCCAAAATGTCAGAGTCTGGCAAAGGAAAGGTGGTTGTCTGCCCGCAAGAAGGAGTTGCTGCCGGTGTCCTATTTTCACGTGGTGTTAACGATACCGGATGCGTTAAATCCCCTAATACTGGTGAATCAGAAAGTCCTCTATACCATTCTTTTCAGGGCTGGGAGTGAAACGCTCCTTGAATTGGGGAGGGATCCCCGGCATCTGGGTGCAGAAATTGGACTCATTGCTATCTTACATACCTGGGGTCAAAATCTCATAGATCATCCTCATCTGCATGGCGTCATGCCTTGTGGTGGGTTATCTCACGAGGGAAAGGAGTGGCTGTTGCCCAAAAAGTCTTCGGGAAAAAAGGAGTTCTTCGTTCATGTCAATGTGATCTCGGATCTCTTCAAGAAGAAATTTTTAGATTATTTCAAAGAGTCCTATCGCAAAGGCGCGTTGAACTTTGTTGGGAAGGCTGAGTATTTACGATCGGGGAAAGAGTTTCAAGCCCTTGTGAACACCCTTTACCACAGGAAATGGATTACCTATTGCAAAAGGCCGTTTGGAGGCCCGGAACAAGTCCTTGAATATCTTGGAAGATATACACACCGGGTAGCCATTTCCAATGATCGCATTGTCAGGATGGAAGACGGCACGGTGACGTTTCGTTATCGGGATTACCGGAATAGTGATCAGGTAAAGCTGATGACCCTTGAGGCCTTTGAGTTTATCCGAAGGTTCCTGCTACATATTTTACCTGATAATTTTGTGAAGATCAGATATTACGGCCTGTTCAGCAACCGGAACCGGAAGACAAAGGTAAGGCTTTGTAAGGAGATACTCGGTGACCCCATCGATGATGCACAAGAGCCAGCTATGTCAGAGAGCTGGGAAGTATTATGTACCAGGCTTACCGGGATTGACCCACGAATATGCCCTTGTTGTGGAAATGGCCGGATGGTGAGGAGGGAAACATTACGGCCCCTCATTCATTCACCTCCCGGGAAAGGGTAA
- a CDS encoding restriction endonuclease, which produces MAIPDYQKIMLPLLKFSSDQQEHSLREAIDNLADYFDLSDEERRELLSSGQQTIFANRVGWARTYLKKATLFESTRRGYFRITERGINVLKENPQEINAKFLYQFDEFKKFLTIKRKTPEQDKEIEEEKTPEETLESAYQNLRDNLANDLIQQIKLSPPSLFEKIVVELLVRMGYGGSLKDAGKAIGRSGDEGIDGIIKEDRLGLDIIYIQAKRWENTVSRPEIQKFAGALQGQRARKGIFITTSSFSREAQDYVSRIDSKIVLIDGEQLAQFMIDHNIGVTSISAYEIKKIDSDYFTEE; this is translated from the coding sequence ATGGCAATACCCGATTATCAGAAAATCATGCTTCCTTTATTGAAGTTTTCGAGTGACCAACAAGAGCATTCATTACGGGAAGCAATCGACAACCTTGCTGATTACTTCGACCTTTCAGATGAAGAACGTAGAGAATTGCTTTCAAGTGGCCAGCAAACAATCTTTGCGAATCGTGTTGGATGGGCCAGAACCTATTTAAAAAAAGCTACACTTTTTGAATCAACTCGAAGGGGTTATTTCAGAATTACGGAAAGAGGAATAAATGTTCTCAAAGAAAACCCTCAAGAAATTAATGCAAAGTTTCTTTATCAATTTGATGAGTTTAAGAAATTTTTGACCATAAAGAGAAAAACACCGGAACAAGATAAGGAAATAGAAGAAGAGAAGACTCCTGAAGAGACACTTGAAAGCGCGTATCAAAATCTTCGAGACAACTTAGCAAACGACCTCATCCAACAAATCAAGTTAAGCCCTCCAAGTTTATTTGAAAAAATAGTTGTGGAACTTCTTGTTAGAATGGGCTATGGCGGTAGTTTGAAGGATGCTGGAAAAGCGATAGGAAGAAGTGGAGACGAAGGGATTGATGGTATCATCAAAGAAGATCGGCTCGGATTGGACATTATCTACATTCAAGCTAAAAGATGGGAAAATACAGTCAGTCGTCCTGAGATTCAAAAATTTGCTGGAGCACTCCAGGGACAACGGGCAAGAAAAGGAATTTTTATTACTACTTCAAGCTTTTCGCGAGAAGCACAAGATTACGTTTCTCGAATCGATTCTAAAATTGTTCTAATCGATGGAGAACAACTCGCACAATTTATGATTGATCATAATATTGGTGTAACGTCAATTTCAGCTTATGAAATTAAGAAGATAGATTCGGATTACTTTACTGAAGAGTAA
- a CDS encoding type II toxin-antitoxin system Phd/YefM family antitoxin: MKLSESVKPISYLKAHASEIINDITANHKTFIITQNGEAKVIVQDIETYEQTKESLALLKILAQSKKSLHEGKYKTHTKTFRDLKKQIKNIQ, translated from the coding sequence GTGAAATTATCAGAATCCGTTAAACCAATTAGTTATTTAAAGGCTCACGCATCAGAAATCATAAACGATATTACTGCAAATCACAAAACATTCATAATTACACAAAATGGTGAAGCGAAAGTAATCGTTCAAGATATAGAAACATATGAACAAACAAAGGAAAGTTTAGCTCTTTTAAAGATTCTTGCTCAAAGCAAAAAGAGTTTACATGAGGGAAAATATAAAACTCACACAAAAACCTTTCGTGACCTAAAAAAACAAATCAAGAATATTCAATGA
- a CDS encoding NERD domain-containing protein, which produces MTIVSGKIEPLKRLKETLHSHGIYRFNSIGDINDFLKQYESEKKDIPATVKRSTDIEISDLEEASNNAIEIRDKNIFTKFLYYFKARKLIRNHAALVKNYEAVLSQRSSDSYRKLEFIKETVEGLYATIAGAVGENAVVSELQKLSDKYYLINDFSLKFDPPIFNKRENDRIYSIQIDHLLVSQSGIFVLETKNWSSKSIENLDLRSPVEQIKRASFALFVFLNSNKNQGLVRNHWGSKKIPIKNIIVMTSKAPKSDFQHVKVLPLDKLNGYIQYFEEIFDEAETENIFNYLNNETL; this is translated from the coding sequence ATGACTATTGTTTCAGGAAAGATAGAGCCGCTGAAAAGATTAAAGGAGACCCTGCACAGTCATGGCATATACAGGTTCAATTCTATTGGCGACATTAATGACTTTCTAAAACAATATGAATCTGAAAAGAAAGACATCCCGGCAACAGTAAAGCGCTCCACCGACATTGAAATTAGTGACTTAGAAGAAGCATCAAATAATGCAATAGAGATACGTGATAAAAATATATTCACTAAGTTTCTATATTATTTTAAGGCGAGAAAATTAATAAGGAACCATGCCGCACTTGTAAAAAACTATGAGGCAGTGTTGTCGCAACGATCTTCAGATTCTTATCGCAAGCTGGAATTCATTAAAGAAACGGTAGAGGGTCTATATGCAACAATTGCTGGCGCGGTCGGTGAAAATGCAGTTGTAAGTGAGCTGCAAAAGCTATCTGATAAATATTATTTGATAAATGACTTTTCGTTAAAATTTGATCCGCCAATATTTAATAAGCGCGAAAACGATAGAATATACAGCATCCAAATTGATCATTTATTAGTCAGCCAATCAGGCATCTTTGTTCTCGAGACAAAAAACTGGAGCTCTAAATCAATTGAAAATCTAGACCTCAGATCGCCAGTGGAACAAATCAAGAGGGCTAGTTTTGCGTTGTTTGTGTTTTTGAATAGCAATAAGAACCAGGGCTTGGTTCGGAATCATTGGGGCAGCAAGAAAATACCAATTAAAAACATTATCGTAATGACCAGTAAAGCGCCAAAGAGTGATTTTCAGCACGTTAAGGTGCTGCCCCTTGATAAGCTAAACGGTTACATTCAATATTTCGAAGAAATATTTGATGAAGCCGAGACAGAAAACATATTCAATTATTTGAACAATGAAACATTGTAA
- a CDS encoding transposase, whose protein sequence is MTRPLRIEYEGAFYHVLSRGNERKEIFRDDKDRSLFTEILGEMSSRFSVDIFAYVLMDNHYHVLLRTNRPNISKSIQWLGVAYTRRFNIRHHRNGHLFQGRFKSFLIENEKYLLVLSCYIHRNPLRANMVRRLVDYQWSSYKVYAYGKSSPDWLRTEVLLSQIPGKDKNRGYRELVQDYSREEKRIWEDFRYGLLFGSKEYCNQIRSKYLTKKELDVEIPQKRLFLREEDVNVVLERTASAMGCNISALINPKRIRSGLEKDKRDILIYVLWNTGLYRNNEIAKIFNLSYSSVSKQVHNIKLKLSKEPHIKRIFKRANSLFKM, encoded by the coding sequence ATGACAAGGCCATTGCGTATTGAATATGAAGGCGCCTTTTATCATGTCCTCTCACGGGGAAACGAGCGAAAAGAAATCTTCCGGGATGATAAAGACCGTAGTTTGTTTACGGAAATACTCGGAGAGATGTCCTCAAGATTTTCCGTTGATATCTTCGCTTATGTACTCATGGACAATCACTATCATGTACTGCTCAGGACCAACAGGCCAAATATTTCAAAATCCATACAGTGGCTGGGAGTTGCCTATACACGACGGTTTAACATAAGGCATCACCGCAACGGACATCTGTTTCAGGGCCGGTTCAAATCATTTCTCATTGAAAACGAGAAATACCTTCTTGTGCTTTCCTGTTATATTCATCGGAATCCATTACGTGCAAATATGGTAAGACGATTGGTAGATTACCAATGGAGCAGTTACAAAGTATATGCTTACGGAAAGTCATCTCCCGACTGGTTAAGGACAGAGGTGCTTCTTTCTCAAATCCCCGGAAAAGACAAAAACCGGGGATACAGGGAACTGGTTCAGGATTATTCCCGGGAGGAGAAACGGATATGGGAGGATTTTCGATATGGTTTGCTTTTTGGAAGTAAAGAGTACTGTAATCAGATAAGGTCAAAATACCTGACAAAAAAGGAACTGGATGTTGAAATTCCCCAGAAACGCCTGTTTCTAAGGGAAGAGGATGTAAACGTCGTGTTAGAAAGGACTGCATCGGCTATGGGATGCAATATCAGTGCCCTCATTAATCCTAAGAGGATAAGAAGTGGGTTGGAGAAAGACAAACGTGACATATTGATCTATGTATTATGGAATACGGGATTATACCGGAATAATGAAATTGCAAAGATATTTAATCTGAGTTATTCTTCAGTCAGCAAGCAGGTGCATAATATAAAATTAAAGTTAAGCAAGGAACCACATATAAAAAGAATATTCAAGAGAGCTAATTCACTATTCAAGATGTGA
- a CDS encoding restriction endonuclease: MARINESILELLTQVPWWISVVLSATAFFVLKFIVPAINFQSWVLNGIAGAAPTIAYFVAIILLVHAPISYFNSSRKKKLLDKQKDIDSIKSLSWKQFEELIAEAYRRKGCSVVENYDIGPDGGIDLVLKKDGNMFLVQCKQWRSYKVDVRVVREMYGVMTAKHAAGVIIITSGLFTQEAKNFAVDKPIDLVEGSQVVDLIRSVQAKLTYSPDEINKPRTTANLCPDCGGELVMRVARHGKNAGNKFWGCSNFPKCKFSKAYTG, translated from the coding sequence ATGGCAAGAATAAATGAATCTATATTAGAATTGCTAACTCAAGTTCCATGGTGGATAAGCGTAGTTCTTTCGGCAACTGCTTTTTTTGTGCTTAAATTCATTGTGCCGGCAATTAATTTTCAAAGCTGGGTTCTCAATGGCATTGCTGGTGCAGCGCCGACAATAGCATATTTTGTGGCAATCATCTTGCTCGTCCATGCTCCTATCTCATATTTTAATTCATCAAGAAAAAAGAAATTACTGGACAAACAAAAAGACATTGATTCAATTAAATCTTTGTCATGGAAGCAGTTTGAAGAATTGATAGCAGAAGCCTATCGTCGCAAAGGTTGCTCTGTAGTCGAAAACTATGACATTGGCCCTGATGGTGGAATCGATTTAGTTTTGAAAAAAGATGGCAATATGTTTTTAGTCCAATGTAAACAGTGGAGAAGTTACAAAGTAGATGTTCGTGTTGTTCGGGAAATGTATGGTGTCATGACCGCTAAACATGCTGCAGGTGTTATTATAATTACCTCTGGCTTATTTACTCAAGAAGCTAAAAACTTTGCAGTAGATAAGCCTATTGATTTAGTAGAAGGAAGTCAGGTTGTTGATTTGATAAGGAGTGTTCAGGCAAAGCTAACTTATTCCCCTGATGAAATCAATAAACCACGGACAACTGCAAATCTTTGTCCAGACTGCGGAGGCGAACTTGTAATGCGGGTAGCTCGGCACGGGAAAAACGCAGGAAATAAATTTTGGGGTTGCTCTAATTTTCCAAAGTGTAAATTCTCTAAAGCATATACGGGCTAA
- a CDS encoding DUF2939 domain-containing protein — MNKKFLVILCGLTVIALGVCFYYTPHWAVSNMKEAAENRDADALSEYVDFPALKESLKANFNAMMATEVSNNMSDNPFGAFGAALAAAFINPMIDNLVTPESLSMMMKGEKPKLENPNIENENDKPETDENTETTMKYDNFNSFIVTVKEKGSSEDPVKMIFKRHGIVSWKLTALRLPSPDKENNHEVASSDSSKTTIETKNTGKSQKASGQTKSEPAPPALALLTPTLSNKRFQKSDFTNGIMEDAIWFDVAWDTSRLKRKTRAVKGVLVFGDIFGDTKLRLRWTINEPLEPNVTFVEKGVGFGFNQFTSSHKWVRNTDLKDMKFSFEVDEIIYQDENPKTVNIENTDSSSLIKPVLTNKRFQKSDFTSGVYEDAIWFDINWDTSKLKRKTRAIKGILVLGDIFGEPQFRINMTINDPLTPGKNYTQQGIGFDYNQFTDSHKWVRFTELKDMTFAFEAKDIIYADETKNAEQGAAH, encoded by the coding sequence ATGAATAAGAAATTTTTAGTTATTCTGTGCGGCCTGACTGTAATCGCATTGGGTGTTTGCTTTTATTACACTCCACATTGGGCCGTATCTAACATGAAAGAGGCAGCAGAAAATCGAGATGCGGATGCGCTATCTGAATATGTCGATTTCCCGGCACTCAAAGAAAGTTTAAAAGCTAACTTTAATGCAATGATGGCAACAGAAGTTTCTAACAACATGAGTGATAATCCTTTTGGAGCTTTTGGTGCAGCATTAGCAGCGGCTTTCATAAACCCTATGATTGACAACCTCGTAACACCTGAAAGCCTATCGATGATGATGAAGGGGGAGAAACCTAAACTAGAAAACCCAAATATAGAAAATGAAAACGATAAACCTGAAACTGACGAAAACACTGAAACTACAATGAAGTATGACAATTTTAATAGTTTTATTGTTACAGTCAAAGAAAAAGGCTCATCCGAAGATCCTGTAAAAATGATATTCAAAAGGCATGGTATTGTTTCATGGAAACTCACTGCATTACGCTTGCCTTCGCCAGATAAAGAAAACAATCACGAAGTGGCATCGTCTGATTCTTCAAAAACCACCATAGAAACAAAAAATACAGGAAAATCTCAAAAAGCGTCCGGGCAAACGAAATCAGAACCGGCACCACCAGCGCTAGCATTATTGACACCTACATTATCAAACAAACGATTTCAGAAATCAGATTTTACCAATGGAATTATGGAGGATGCTATTTGGTTCGATGTTGCCTGGGATACTTCACGATTAAAAAGAAAAACCCGAGCAGTAAAAGGAGTTTTGGTATTTGGTGACATCTTTGGAGATACAAAGCTTAGGCTGAGATGGACGATAAATGAACCGTTGGAGCCAAATGTGACTTTCGTAGAAAAAGGTGTCGGATTTGGGTTTAATCAGTTCACCAGTAGCCACAAGTGGGTGCGGAATACCGATCTGAAAGATATGAAATTTAGTTTCGAGGTAGATGAAATAATTTATCAAGATGAAAACCCAAAAACTGTGAATATTGAAAATACAGATTCTTCTTCCCTCATAAAGCCTGTGCTAACAAATAAGAGATTTCAAAAGTCAGACTTTACTAGTGGCGTATATGAAGATGCTATATGGTTTGATATTAATTGGGACACATCAAAGTTGAAACGCAAAACAAGAGCAATAAAAGGAATTCTCGTTTTGGGTGATATTTTCGGCGAACCTCAATTTCGAATAAATATGACAATCAACGATCCTTTAACGCCAGGAAAAAATTACACGCAACAAGGTATAGGTTTTGACTACAATCAATTTACCGACAGCCACAAATGGGTTCGATTTACGGAGTTAAAAGATATGACTTTTGCTTTTGAAGCAAAGGATATTATTTATGCAGATGAAACGAAGAATGCCGAACAAGGCGCTGCACATTGA
- a CDS encoding type II toxin-antitoxin system RelE/ParE family toxin, protein MKYKVELKPKAIKDLKNIPKTDGKRIVEKLKLLEDNLQGDVKRLTNHTPEYRMRVGDWRILFEVDKEEIIVYRIRHRRESYNRR, encoded by the coding sequence ATGAAATACAAAGTCGAATTAAAACCAAAAGCGATCAAAGACTTAAAAAACATTCCAAAAACTGATGGGAAGAGAATAGTGGAAAAACTAAAACTTCTTGAAGACAATCTTCAGGGAGATGTAAAAAGATTGACCAATCATACTCCAGAGTATAGAATGCGAGTTGGAGACTGGCGTATTCTTTTTGAGGTAGATAAAGAAGAAATAATTGTTTATCGTATTCGCCATAGAAGAGAATCATATAACAGGAGGTAA
- a CDS encoding type II toxin-antitoxin system Phd/YefM family antitoxin has protein sequence MTLHPQIIEKEGKKEFVILPYEEFLQIQEALEDFEDIKELRKEKEESKNQPTTPLDEVVKELKI, from the coding sequence ATGACCCTTCATCCACAAATTATAGAAAAAGAAGGCAAAAAAGAATTTGTCATATTGCCATACGAGGAGTTTTTACAAATTCAGGAGGCATTAGAAGATTTTGAGGATATAAAAGAGCTTAGAAAAGAAAAAGAAGAGTCAAAGAATCAGCCTACTACTCCTCTTGATGAGGTAGTTAAAGAGCTTAAAATATAA
- a CDS encoding deoxyribonuclease IV — protein sequence MLLGLHCSIGGGFSNAFREAEALGVDTFQIFTKNQRQWKEKIIHKEESIKFLDYFNTSNVKVVFSHASYLINLASNDHIIRKSSIHALTKEVLRCHDLHFPFTILHPGAGKELSKQESIKNVATALKMVFHATGNIRVKILLENTAGQGSSIGSRFEQIRQIMHEVGSPRLGICFDTCHAFAAGYDIRTKTGLESTIDDLDRIVGLKNLCAIHLNDSKGELGSHLDRHEHIGRGKLGIVPFQQIMNSFQHIPKIIETKKEGKMDAVNLSILRGLIE from the coding sequence ATGCTCTTAGGATTACATTGTTCAATTGGTGGTGGTTTCTCCAATGCCTTTCGCGAAGCGGAAGCATTGGGAGTAGATACCTTTCAAATATTCACAAAAAATCAACGCCAATGGAAGGAAAAAATCATTCATAAAGAAGAGAGTATCAAATTCCTTGATTATTTCAATACGTCAAATGTCAAAGTGGTTTTTTCTCACGCCTCTTATCTTATTAATCTGGCAAGCAACGACCATATAATTCGAAAGAGCTCAATACATGCCTTAACTAAAGAGGTGTTACGATGCCATGACCTGCATTTCCCATTTACCATTTTACATCCTGGCGCAGGAAAAGAACTCAGTAAACAAGAAAGTATTAAAAATGTTGCCACTGCACTGAAAATGGTGTTTCATGCAACGGGAAATATACGGGTAAAAATTCTGCTGGAAAATACAGCCGGCCAAGGATCAAGCATTGGCTCCAGATTTGAGCAAATAAGACAAATTATGCATGAAGTAGGGTCGCCAAGACTCGGTATATGTTTTGATACCTGCCATGCTTTTGCTGCTGGTTATGACATAAGAACAAAAACCGGGCTGGAAAGTACTATTGATGACCTGGACCGCATCGTGGGATTAAAAAACCTTTGCGCTATTCACCTTAACGACTCGAAGGGAGAATTAGGCAGTCATCTTGACCGGCATGAACATATTGGAAGAGGGAAATTGGGGATAGTGCCTTTTCAACAAATCATGAATTCTTTTCAGCATATACCAAAGATCATTGAAACCAAAAAGGAAGGGAAAATGGATGCTGTTAATTTGAGCATTTTAAGGGGATTAATCGAATAA